AGGTACATGTGTGTGAGGTGCCTCTTGAAGTGCTGACTatgtgaacagccagcttctttagcaataaCCTTTTGTGCCTTACCCTCCCTGTGAAGGGTGTCAGAGCTCTCCTGTGGGCACCTGTCGAATCAGCAGCTTTTCCCATGATTTTGTAGGTAATAACTTGGCCATGCTATGATATtagttaattttgttttcttgggTTTATGCAATATTATAGTCTTTtgagaaatgtttggtttttattagCTATACGTCATAATCTTCAAAGCGATATAtcactgtgtgtaattaatttatAAATGAATTTCGCTTTTAAATTGAATTGCTAAAATAATTCAATTGTACCTCATAATGAGTGCCCCAATTTTCGCTTCAGCCAATCATCAACGTGTTGCTGTCGTTCACCATCCAGTATTGTTAAAATAACCAGGATGATGTTTATCGACTGTCTCGTTCactttaccttttctttctttcagagGATAATGTGGATCTGCTGAGAGACCTAGGCGGCGTGGCATTTTTGTATAATCTGTCCAAATCCAGTGTTGTTCATTCAGATGTTAAGGAGACAGCTGTCTTTACTCTTGGCACACTAGCTGAGGCTAATGGTGGGTACACGTGTTGATTtgcacatccatccatccatccatccatccatccatccatccatccatccatccatccatccatccatccatccatccatccatccatccatccatcgttgAATGAAGTTGCCACATCTACGTGCTTTATTTGTTTGCGCTGTAATTTCATACACACTGAAATGGATCGTAATATcctttttatgcttttgttaTGCAGTGTATTGCAAGAATTCTCTATGCAGAAAGGAGATATTCACCGACATTGCTGGACTCTTGATGCAAGAAGACAGCCCGCTGAATCAGAAGAGGGTGTCTGTCTATTTGCTTTTTGTCCTGGTTGCACACAACAGTAAGATCAGGCCTCCGTAACtcacagaagaaaaataaagcaacgCGATTGGTTGATTCAGCTgatatttacattttgctttGGATTGCAGGCCATCTTCTTTTGACAAGTTTAAACTTGCTTTGGTTAAtgtgtgtttgtctttgtgGTACTGCAGAATTAGGGCAGACTTTAGCTCAAACCACGGGCTGCCTGGAAATTCTGATGGACCTTTTCAGGTACTGTATTGTGTCTATGATGAACacatacattttctgttttaaataatacactcatgtgactttttttttgtctctgcaggACCACTTTCCCCTTCTCACCAGTGGATAATCTGAGAACTGTTAGCCAAACCTTCCAACTCTGGGCATCTGTGTCTAGTGCTCTATGTGGATCTGTCAACAATCCTCAAAATGGTAATATCATCTGTGAAGATGACTGTTTTAAATATGACAGATCAACTGAAAAACAAGTCTGGTATGGATTAGACATGTAAGAAAGGTATAATAACCAATCCAATTCAGTCCTCTTAGATACACCCCTGCTATCAAACCCAGTGAAtctgatcaaaccaaaataaagttCAGCTCTCTTCGAAGCGTTTTCTTGTCATTAGCTTATTTGCATTCTTTAGGTAAAGCTATAGTTTCCTAGGaagttaaaaataatcaaaaggcACAAAGGTATCAGGGGGAGAGTACAGAAAATCAATGTGATTAAATATACCATGGTACAGTGAAGACAATTATAGACCATTtgagaaaatatgaaacaatgcCATGACAAAAACTAGATGTTTACCCAAATATGATGAAAATGCAAGATGACGGTTGTCAGCACTTCATAAACGGAGCTAacaataagtaaagttttcgtGAAATtagtatttgtccttaatttgtgcatgtaaataagattatctggcAATTTAATAAGATgtatgcacttaaaatgggaacaactcatctccatcatcttatttatagtgcagtatatctaagtgtcttattttaggggtaagaatactcattctattggcagatcatcttatttacctgctcaaatcaaagacaaatacactaatttcaagaaaatttagcctatttttagttctgttttgcaGTGAGGAAACCTAGCAACAACTCCAAAGGAGCTGGAGGAATTTCCAACAAACACTGGCTTTGCTCTAGATGTAATAATGGGCTCCTGTATTCTTTGTATATCTGTACTGATGAGAAGGGTTTTAACAGCAAAGACACTTGTTGTCAAATTTGGAATAGTTTCAGATATTACTCATTTTTGCCCCTAAACACTCAGGTTTCAAATAGGAAGCTTTGGATAAAGACAGATTAACTTTTCCACACTGATGCGTCTAAGCATGCATCCGATTCTAAAAAGGAATGATCCATACTGAAGACAATTTATCTTCAGAGTCCAGAACTATATCAAAACAAATCTCTTGCAGTTTGCAAGATAATCTGTCAATGATTTAAGGTTTTAGACAAAGGATGCACATGGACAAATGCATTTTGATTTGTTAGGTTGTGGCTGGACTGAGATGTGAACAGCATTTAACTTCTGTTACACCAGATTTACAATAATTAATAGCAAATATATGAACCCAAGAAGACTGAACGCTAGAACTGAATCAAACTGCGAATAAACAAAAGGGTTAGTTTAAGTGTGTGCAATGGCATGGAGCAAAAATCCaaattttgtttgtatttttataataatacaGTATCTATGTCACATTAAAGGTAAAGGACGTTCTGAAATCACCTGTATCGGTCAGATCTTTTACTCTACAAAAACCTGGCATTTCTGCTGTGGGTCGTAGACTTTTTATATCCACTGTACAGTTGATCCTTACCGCTGACTACCTTGCCACGCAGGTAAAATCCTTCAAACCCTATATAGTACATAAGATCAATTGCTTCCCACTTtgcctttattttgttttgcagagGAAGGTCAGCGTGCTTGCGTGGCAGCCTTTCCCTTCGTAAAAACCTGGCTGCAGCAGATTTCGGTGCCCTCCACAGAAACATTTCAACCCATATGCTCCTTTATCGCCATGACGGTCTCCAACAACCGTGAGACAACACTATGATTTTTCTGCTCACCCATTCGTTTCTCAATGTCATTGAAAACGTTTCACTGTACCCGACGTTTCACCTGTTGCAGCTTACGTACAGGAGAGTTTCGCTGCCTGTGGGGGTTTGGAAACTCTTATTCTCGTACTGCTTCGCGTCGTGTCGGCGGCGGACACGAGCTTGCTGTCTTGTCAGCTGTCCGTTGTTATAGTCAAGACCTTGTCAGCTTGCATCACCGATAACTGTGAGTCCTCCTCTCAATAACGTAGCTCATTCACGCTGTTGTCCCTCTCCAATCtctattttcttttcctcttctccattCCAGCCACTCTGGCGTCAGGTTTGGCGCAGTACGGATTGGTGTACcaccttttctttctgctgaaCAGCTCTCACTTAGACCCGGAGGACAGACTCTCAGTTTTACTTACCATTGGGGAGTGCACGGAGGCCTCGGGTGAGACTGCTGTGAGAAACCAGCGATGCGTGCTTAAGCTGAGAATCTTCTCTTAATGGTTGAGATCCTCTCTAcctcaaatgttttttcatgCCCTGGCTTCTGTTTGCATTTGCAGAGGAGCACCAGTGTCAGTTGGTGAGTTGCGGGGGCCTCCCGCTCATGATAACCTTTCTCACAGAGGACTCGAGTGAGGAGGTTAAAAAGGCAGCCACGTTCATACTGCAGACTTGCAAAAAGGCCAGTAAGTAGAATCAATTCTGcttaaaattaacttttaaggCATATTTGTGGACATTGTGACTAAGGTTTGTCAGTCattgcaaaaccttttttttggtgTCAGGTTGTTTGTATACTCTTACTgctattttctaaaaaaaatttaagaaatttattatataaattatataataatataaatattattatataaacATTATTAGATATTTTTCTATATATTGTTTGCAGACACAGATTGAGCATTAAATTATGACCATTTACAGGTGAATAGGATGACGTCGATTATCACTTCTGTGTGTTATGTTAGGCAGCAAGTGAACTTGTTGCTTTAAAATTgtaataagtaataataatatcatctttattgtcattgaaacatacattacaacgaaatttgttctctgcttttaacccatcacccttggggagcagtgggctgtcaTGTGTGGCGCCCAGGAagcattctggggttaaggttcttgctcaggaacccaggcgctggggattgaaccgggtacttgcatccttcgctgagtgcaagcacgctgctctaaccactaggccaacactccccatacaccgtgacgcagctcggtaggcaatttggggttaagtgccttgcccagaagcacattgacatgtggcaaggggaagctggaatcaaccccacaaccttctgattgccagatgactactcaacccatcaagccacagtcacccagTTGTGTTAAAAGGAACCTGTGACAGCGTTATGGCTCCTGTGGTCTGAACAAATAGATGAGCACCTTTAGCTGGAATCGCTGTGAGGTTCATGGTGGTCCTGATGGAAGGTGCATCACAATTTAGTGGGTATGGGGCTGTATAGCCACAGGATGGTCAGGAGGACCGAGCTGATTCTTGTTCGCTACCGGAAGAACCGTCTACTGCCACTGCAGACCATCTACGCTTTATTGAAACGGTCTCTTACGGCTGTGTCCTCCCTCAGCTGGGTAATAGGCGCCACCACTCAACAAAAGACGGTTCGGCAATGTTTTGAGGTCGACAGCAATCTGCTTGTTGGGTTCGCTTGGCCTCCAAACTCAACAAATCTGAATCCGTTTGAGCATCTGTAAATAAGTCAGATGCATGGAGGCCACATATCGCAACCTTCAGGAACCGCTGCTAACGGCTTGGTGCCCGGCGGGGCACACCTTCAGGGTCTCAGCCTCAACAAGGCAGACTTGTTGGCTGAAAGAGGAAGGCCAATTCAATATTAACAaaggtggtcataatgttatgcttaATAGGTGTAAAAGGCTCCTTTTAGACTCTTAATAGGTTCACTGTGGTCTTTGTAGTATGTAATGTGTTACCAGGGGTGTATCTGTTCTCCTCGTTTAACTCTTTCACGTGTCTCACTCTAACGTCTGTCTACAATGTGTACGCAATTCCGTAAAGACAACGATATGTGAAAGAACAGCGTCGAGCTTTTAAAAATGACCTCTCTTGCTTGTTGGCAAAGCTTTGAGCCTGGGAGCGCAGGGTCTGGTGGAAAAGCAAGTGGAGAACGAGGAGCCTTCTATAAACATTGAAGAGTTCAAGAGTTCAGCCAGAGAAATGCTGCGCAGGATCGAACTGTTGGAGAAAAGACAGCTAAAGGTCagatgcgcacacacacacacacacacacgcacacacacacacacacacacacacaatgtagTTGGAATAGTAtggttacactgcaaaaacagaactaaaaataagtatttttttcttgaaattagtgtatttgtactttatttgagcaggtaaataagaatcTAGCAGGTAATAAAGAttgttgcatttaaaatgggaagaactcatctccatcaacttatttcaagtgcattatatctaattatcttattttaggggtagaaatactcattccattggcagatcatcttatttatctgcttaaaTGAAGGACAAATCACTAATTtcgagaacattttacttatttttagttctgtttttgctgtgtagtcacttgaaaaaaaataaaaaaataaaaaaatatatatacacacatatatataatttttctttaGGTGATTGAAGAGGAGCGAAACGACATTCTTTGTCCAAATGCAGCCGAACTCGAGTGTCTGCCACCTTCACCTCTACCACCACAGAAACAGGAAGGCAGCTGCCGTTCCTTCACACTGAGGCCCATGCAGCAGAGCACCGACAGCAACGGTAACCTCCAACACAGTCAAAAGCGCGGCTGCAATGAAAGACATCGGTGGCATGCAGAGAGTCACTTCTAGTTTAATTCCTCAAGGAGAAGGAGGCAAAATGAACAGAGATGACGCCATGTGTTCTGTAGAAAGGAGAGGAGGAGTCCTGATGTCTTCTGACGTACGGTCACTAGAGAGAGGCAGCGAGCCACGTTCAACCAGGAAGTCAGTCGACTTGATAACAGTTATTGACCACaagaaagaaatatatattcttTAATAAAgtcctctattttttttaattttgcttagttcCTTGTTTAAACGTCCCTTGTCAGTGTGGCCGACAAAAACAAAAGCGATTACGCGCTCTGATGGTAGGGGACAGAATCATACCTTAACTCGTAAATGAATGCTTTAGCTATTGTTGGTTGTAGATTTTAAGACTTAGAGTAATCTGTATTTGTGTAAAGACCCACAGGAGAGGGAGTTAAACCAGACGGCGAAGATTCCAGCCGGGGACCACTCAGGCTCTAATGGCCGCTGTGCAGGTTGGGAAATGTTAGGATGCTTCTGAGTAAAATTAGTACACACAGACCATCAATTCTTAATATAAATAtccttttttctgtcatttttaggTTGTGTGTTAACATTTGAAGAAGTGACAAGTCGCACGTTTGCATCGCTTCAAAGTTCCCGTGAGAACAGCTGCGACATGCACCGAGTTCTCCAGGAGGCGACCGAGCGATTCAGAATGTGTCGCTTTGACTTTGGGGTCAGGCGAGAACAAAAGAGCGTCGCTGTTGAGCAGGCAGACACGAGCTCTGCAAAGGGTCCCACAGCAAGGTTACAAAGAAGCTGTGAAAACTTGCGTGGTAAGAGGCTTCACCATACAAAGCTGCTTACCAACTGTCAACTATTTGGTGAAGGTGTTGTGTCTTCGCTCCATACAGCAAACTTTAGCCCCTCTAgcatctgtcaagcagaagaaTATTTTAGAAGAAACAGCTCCAAtgcctttttgttttagatgtatttattttcctaaaacTATGAAGCtaagttaaataatttttttcaggaATACTTTTAAAAGTTATAACTATTTTAGAAGGCAGTGCACATATGTACATattatattatgttttttgaattGTCCCTTTCCCGCCTCGACTCTAACCGTCAGTTTGTCCTTTTCTTGTTGAACAAACTTTGTTTGAGCATAAgctaaaagacaaagaaaaagaaaaagcaagaaCAAAACTAACCAGACATGCAAAACAGACAGTTTGAAAAGGACTAGAAGTAAAAACTTGTTCCCTGcccacttttttccccccttcttttTGGCTAAACTTTATAACTACGCCTTGAGTCAACTGACTCATGAAGCAGACATAACAGTGTGCTAATTCTGTAAAATTTTTCTTTACGGACAGCTGGGATTGACCACAGGTCTCTGCAACAACACCCTTGGAGGGAGCATAATGGTAAGAAttatacagcaaaaaaaaattatatttatcatATTTAAGGCCTAGAGCCTAGGGAAATCTAGAGTTAAAAAATTGCCGCATACTCTAACCATATTCATGTGATActgcaacaaaaacacagaaataatgaggaaaaaaaacacatttaaatgctgACCCAAAACACCAATGTAAACtattaataattatttctcTGGACATTTGATCCCTAATAGGCCATTgttgtgtttaatgttttttttgcacaggCAGTCCAATGCCACCTTCAGTGCTTGAAATTTGCCCTACATCGGACATGGATTAGATCAAACTCGCGGTTAAACTTTAAAAGTTTGCTAGTAAAGCatcttattaattaaaattaagtttttacTATTATCAAGTTTTTCATTCGGATCCATTTGGACTAGAAAAAAAGGGATAACCGATCATTTCGCCAGAGCTGTACAAGTCCAGGAGGCAAATGGTCCTACAGCATATTATCGAAGAGAAACTGTAAACTAGAGTATTTTTTCGTATTtgtaaacaaatacaaaaaaaaaatcttaaaacatgAAGAATTTTTTTCAGCAAAGTGTTTATGTGACgtgattttaatgatttaaaactTGTGCTTTATTGCTAGATGTAAAGAAAACATCTAACACACATACATAAAACTCTTTTAATGTGATTTATGTGTATCACAGGCATCAGTTTGACCCCTCGGTTCAAAACAACCAGCCAAGGGGCCTTCACCTCTAAGAACAGGACCGGTATGAGTTACTAGTGCTATTCTTTTGACGTCGACGCACTCACTAAGTTTTGCCGTTTTTCAACGACTCTGACTCCAATTCTTCTTCTTAGGGCCAAGCTTGACTCCCCTAAAAAGGCCACAGCTACCTGAAGCCAGCCATCATACATCGGACTCGGGTATTTACATTTTCgccctgtctgtgtgtgtgtgtgtgtgtgtgtgtgtgtgtgtgtgtgtgtgtgaatgttaTGATTGAGAGGCTGCGTTGGGAGCTGTCCTCTGCAATGTGCTCTTGGCAGCAGACAAGCCAGAGAGCAGAAAGAATGTCGAGCTGTCGCCAGCATTCTGGCTGCGCGGGGCAGAGCTGCTTCAGAGCGCCGCAGCTTTGTTGAGCCGTTTCACAGCGTCTCTGTGCCGTAACGTTAGATGCTGTAATGATATTCGGTAATGTTTTAGACCAACAGAGAATTATTCAGCGTAGTAGGATATGGTGTGCCTGTactgtcaaaatgttttattcgtTGAGTTCGTCTTTTGACTTACCTCTTTCTCGCCCCTTATTCTCATATCAGGTATCCTTAAGGCCAAAAGTTTCAGCCGGTGCTTCTGCGCAGCAAAGCGTTTCTGTTGTTCACGTTTTATTATTTCTCTTATTCTctcagacagatttttttttttccagcgcACACTTTGAGAGCGTATccgatcttttttttttttttttttcactgcacgGTTTGCTTTTGAACAtgctgaaatttttttttcgGCATCCTAACCCTCTCCGTTATGTTTTCCAACGTCTGTCCTGTGGATTCCCATTTTATTAGTTTTCCGACACCAgaaagtttaatttttgtttttagagcaGCGGTTTCAGTTCTAATATCTTGTTGTATAATGTTCTGTGTGTATGAAGCCTCTTAGCTGAATAAGTGACCAAACATGTAGCTTAGGGTTGGACGACAtagaaaaaaaggcatattgataaaatagacaTTACactgatcgatattgataattatcaacaaattcaaaacatacattttaagtgcagccctggctgttttatactgaattcaaactcaactatttattcaaccaactttttaccaaagctgcaagtttttataaaagaaaaagaatgcgtgctctctgaactctttgaaggggcggagcttggttcctgggtctgcgttgtgattggttgggaggatgtaatattaacctctatggctagaatgcaaaaggaaggaaaactgctattttattgaactttttattgaagcttctttttctatcatcgatacgtgtatcgatcgatatatattgttattgaattatcgtccagccctaatgtaGCTATATGGTTAAACTTAATCTTGTTCATGTTTTAACCgcagaaagaagaggaaggagtAATAGTGAACACAGTGCTGTGAAAGATCAGTCAAATATAAGCACAGACCAATCTTCCTATGTAAGAGCTTTTAAGAAGTTTTTTGAACAAAGAAATTGCTAAAGTGTTTGAGCTGCAAGTTTCCTGATcttaaaacactgaacatataGGCTAGGTTTACACAGATATAAAAGCAATAATCAGCTCAAAATACCTACATATATTTTGCCTCTTTTCTTGAATTAGTTATCTTAAGTTTTGTTGGTTTTAATGTATCAGTAATACATTACTCAGCACAAGTACAGTTCAGCAGCCAGAGGGAATAAGAAATAATACATTAGAGGAAGTTTTTGGTAGTACCATGGTGTGAAAATGTGAAGCTAAATGGGAATGTTTTAGATTGCCTTATTATTCTCAGTCTTTTTTGCCAGAATGGGATAATTGCTGGCATTTTCATGTATGTAGTGCTAAGTCGGTTCTTTGTCCCAGTTGACAATGAATCTGAAAGAAACTAAGAACTATGAATTACCTTTTTTATTGATGGTGCtgtacaaatataaatgtttgtcTTGCAACTGATTTCTTATTGTTGCTTTAactgtttctttgttgttgttgttttttttctctttaaatacTGATAGAGAAGAAAGAGGCAGGACTTCAGCCGTGAGGAAGTCCATTACCTGCGTTCTGGAGTTAAGAAATACGGCTACTCCTGGAACACCATCTTGTGGTCTTATCCTTTCCAGCTTGGACGCACCAATGTTGATCTGGCTAAAAAATACAGGAGGCTGGTGGGAAATGAAAGCCATAAAACGATGTGATTTTAAATGGCCGTTAGGTTACATTAAAATCTCCTGGATACGTAAAACGTTATTATTCTGAGTGATTGTACTGCTGTGACTGTAGGCCTGTCCAGTCAGACTGTTCCTGTAAAGATCAGTTCCTTtcctcttgcttttttttttaaattaacttattttaagATAATATATAACAGAACATTTATAGTAGTGTAATAGTACCATTagcctttattctgtttttaatactTTGCATATAGTTCAAAGTGTTTAAAATATTCTTCACAAGAATTTTATAGATGTTGCTGGTATAAGtatatttaatgttaatttattaagttatttGCTGGTATTTCTATGCTTTTGTAATTTATtgcatgctttttttgttgttgtaaaattgtaagattttatttgtatatgcTTGCTGTTCGTTTTATAAAATGTTGAGAGCAAATCTGAAACCAATCTGGAGTCTTTGTGAGGATTTCTTGCATCTGAGGCAGTTAGATTTACAGCCTTTCAGTTACCTGCCAGTGAGCTCCTGTGTCGTTGTCCAGGAGTTTACATTTGGCACACAGTGGCAGCAAAAAGGTTCTGTTCACACAGTAGCCTTAACCGGTTGCGTTAGAAATCTGCGTGACTTCTTAATCTTTAACTTTCCATCCAGGAAATTCATAAATAATTGATGCCACCTTTAAGTTTTACTTGACAGGGAAATCCAATAATTTACATAAGCAGTATATTTGTGAGTGTATATTTGAAGAAAACCCGTTTTTTTTGGAGGAAGGCAggaacaaagtcaaatttttctctcatttctgtTTTATACCCATAGAAATCCCCTTTGCCATTTCCTTGACACACGATCTCCAGGAAGCAAATAAGTTCTGTTTTCTTGATATCCATGCTTTGGCCATCCCAGGCCGTAGAGAGACAGGAAATCAACAAGGGGAGAGGGGACCGGAGTGCTGCCCGTTTGTTTATTGAGCCGAAAGCCTCTGGTATGACAGGAATCGCAAATCGTGCTGTTATCTATTTTCTGTGTGCATCAAGAAGCGGCTCCGTCTGTAAACTATCCTTTACCAAAGCCGAGCTGGACTGAGATAACTATCTAAAGTATGCCTTTCCCGTTCTATGGGGACTCATCAGTATGTTGTCAAAAGCGTGGGATTTTACCCATTTTCACTGTCCCAAGGTGGAGGTTGGCAAAGTTAgcctttttctgaaaaaaaaaaaaaacttgttttagaCTATagctttattattcttttttttaggaTATTCATTTTGCCTTTGTGACTTGAAGCCCTTTAGCGTTGCTTAAGTTTATCAGTGCAAAATctttgtggtttaaaaaaaagggaaaggctaatatttcttcccttttgttttctattatgAAGTTTGAGTTTGCATTTATAACAGTTGCTTCCTGAATGCTTGTACATGATGTTGAGATAGCAGTGAGGgcggggggggatgggggggggggtggtggggggaggCATCTGAAGAGCAGATTTCTCATGCGCTGAAATCCAGTTAGGCTGGAGACTTTTGACCCAGGCCCCCCGAAACCCTCCTTCCTCTGGAAAGAATGTGGCCCAGGCTCTCCCCCTACTCGCTTTTTCTCTCCCCAGAGACGCTGAAAAAGCATTGGTTCCCTCACAGGATCTGAAATATGGAGGCTAGAATTTAATAAGCATGTCTGACCGGTGTCCCGTGCAGGACCAGGGGACATGGTAAGATGTTCTCTGTCATGAAAACAGCCAATAAAAGTCTAATTAACCAGTTTAGTTGCACAGAAATCAGCGCATACATGTTCTTGTTGGTAAATGAATGGGCGGCAGGACCATGAAACAgatatttcacttttattttcacaagcaAGCCACTATTGAATAGAAATTACAATCATTCCATTCAGAGCGATATCTGTAAGCTATAACACTACcatttttatgcataaatatttACTAAGCACTTCCTGGTATGCATACCACTCATTAAACTGATAATTTTTGGTCTGCTAGTCCTGTGATCTGTCAATGTTTGGGAAAGAAAACATTGCTGGTTGGTTTACGATGACCGGATTAAAAGGACACACCCGTATTTTCCTTTAAAGGAATCAACTCTTAGCTTTTGTACACACTGGTTCCCCGTAAGCTGTTTTAAAGCTGTGTTCACTAATTCTTCAGTGCTTAGAAGGTGTTGGTTTAAATATTTCGTTAGTGAGTTTGCATAGAGGAAGATCCCCGTCGTCTGAGACTGCGATGCTGCCGTAAAGTACCTCTGTGATGTTTGAACCTATTTGAGCCTTGAAGCCAAATCAACTGGCTGCTCGAAttcaggaaaaacagaaacacttcAGTCCAACCTGTTGCGTGACTCTTTTtggttcaattaaaaaaaaaaaaggacatttgtcTTAAGGACATTTGGGAGGAGGAAACAAAGAAAGTGTTCGTTGACCCATTTAGAAGAAGCTTTTACAGAATAACGCCCTTTTTGCTTGACTCAAGGAGGGCCTTTGGTGGGATTCACATCAACTCCGTGGATGTGCTCATGTCTGTGATGGGAGTGTCATCCGGGATCTAGACTTGCCTTGGGATGATGTCACCGAGTAGGTTTTCTTTTAGCCCGAAGTCTTGTAGTAGTTCGCTTACATTTTCCACGTTGACATCACTCCCGAGCGTCTTCAGGCCCTCTTCGGCCTCCGCCCCGGTTGACTTCTCCAGAATGTCTGAAGTAAACTTTTCTGGCTCTGCTGTAAAACTTTGCTCACTTGCCGAAATATTTGATGACTCATCTGGATCGGTAGGGACGGTGGTTGCTGAGGAAGTCACGTCAGGGACAAAGTCAATCAGTGGAGGTGAAGAGAGAAGCAAATCAGCTAGAGGTTCTTggtctttgtgctgctcttcagCCTTCGCTGGCGTTGGCCCAGGCTCAGAGATGGGGTCAGTGTCTGCCTTTGACTCCTCTGAAACATCCTCTGGGGTTAAAGCATCTTGAGCTTCAGCTTCCTCTGTAGCGTTAGCTTTTGGTTGTGCAAACgattctggttctggaggaTTTGCGTCTGAGACAAGAGGTTCGGGCTGCGCTGGAGCTTGCGTTTCCTT
This genomic stretch from Fundulus heteroclitus isolate FHET01 chromosome 2, MU-UCD_Fhet_4.1, whole genome shotgun sequence harbors:
- the LOC118566939 gene encoding fruit protein pKIWI501-like, which gives rise to MGSKLSRRREAPVSSAVAVIDEQKNAAEPAAPQPAADSGMKQEVVRAEDLDVLVEEPPKDECASEVNETGSPAALVPTEDTEAELIAKETQAPAQPEPLVSDANPPEPESFAQPKANATEEAEAQDALTPEDVSEESKADTDPISEPGPTPAKAEEQHKDQEPLADLLLSSPPLIDFVPDVTSSATTVPTDPDESSNISASEQSFTAEPEKFTSDILEKSTGAEAEEGLKTLGSDVNVENVSELLQDFGLKENLLGDIIPRQV